The proteins below come from a single Xyrauchen texanus isolate HMW12.3.18 chromosome 3, RBS_HiC_50CHRs, whole genome shotgun sequence genomic window:
- the LOC127632259 gene encoding transmembrane protein 203-like yields the protein MLFSLRELVHWLGFATFELFLHLGALLVFSVLVALHVDKTLEMSWWLVFSPLFAADGLSTYFTAIVSIRLYQEGEKRLAVLRLLWVLTVLSLKLVCEVLLCQKLAEQEQAQDLWFGLIVSPLFILMQLLMIRACRVN from the coding sequence ATGCTGTTTTCTCTGCGAGAGCTGGTGCATTGGTTGGGCTTCGCCACCTTCGAGCTGTTCCTCCACCTGGGCGCACTGCTGGTCTTCAGTGTGCTGGTGGCGCTGCATGTCGACAAGACTCTTGAGATGAGCTGGTGGCTTGTTTTCTCACCTTTATTTGCAGCTGATGGCCTCAGTACCTACTTCACGGCCATTGTTTCCATCCGCCTCTACCAAGAAGGAGAGAAGAGGCTGGCAGTGCTGCGTTTGCTGTGGGTGCTGACCGTGCTCAGCCTCAAGCTTGTGTGTGAGGTGCTGCTATGTCAGAAATTGGCGGAACAGGAGCAGGCGCAGGACCTTTGGTTCGGTCTCATCGTCTCCCCGCTTTTCATCCTCATGCAGCTGCTCATGATTCGTGCTTGCCGTGTCAATTAA